The following are encoded in a window of Roseimaritima ulvae genomic DNA:
- a CDS encoding DUF819 family protein has translation MNPELILAAVESTLHRSSPLITNDAVVFGMLMAILGFVFWSSSSDWSGFQRFYKIVPMLLMCYFLPSLLTLLGIVDPEVSQLYYVASRYLLPACLVLLTLSIDLREILRLGPKALIMFLTGTFGVVVGGPLAVLLVGSVRPDLVGGQDAEAVWRGLATVAGSWIGGGANQAAMEGIFQPSAELYSVMVSVDVIVAEVWMFFLLLGVGQSDRIDKWMKADASSIERLKEKLHQRQQAEQRIPTTTDYMRIGGVAFGTVAVCHFIADRLAPMIGESYPYLTNLSLDSSFFWLIILATTMGVVFSFTRVRNLEAVGASKVGTLFIFILVATIGLKMDVSALLRRPEMFVVGGVWMLIHVVLLVFVGWLIRAPYFFLAVGSKANIGGAASAPVVAGAFHPSLAPVGVLLAVVGYALGTYCAYGGAIMMRAVSQAG, from the coding sequence ATGAACCCAGAGTTGATCCTGGCCGCCGTGGAATCCACGCTCCATCGTTCCTCGCCCTTGATCACCAACGACGCCGTGGTGTTCGGCATGTTGATGGCCATCTTGGGGTTCGTGTTTTGGAGTTCTAGCAGCGACTGGTCGGGCTTTCAGCGATTCTACAAGATCGTGCCGATGCTGCTGATGTGCTACTTCCTACCCTCGCTGCTGACGCTGTTGGGGATCGTCGATCCGGAAGTTTCGCAGCTGTATTATGTCGCCTCACGTTATCTGTTGCCGGCTTGCCTGGTGCTGCTGACGTTGAGCATCGATCTGCGTGAAATCTTGCGGTTGGGTCCGAAGGCCTTGATCATGTTTTTGACCGGCACCTTCGGAGTGGTCGTGGGCGGCCCCTTGGCGGTGTTGCTGGTCGGTTCGGTGCGTCCCGATTTGGTGGGTGGCCAGGATGCCGAAGCCGTGTGGCGGGGACTGGCCACCGTGGCGGGCAGCTGGATCGGGGGCGGAGCGAATCAGGCGGCCATGGAGGGCATTTTTCAACCTTCGGCAGAACTGTACAGCGTGATGGTTTCGGTGGACGTGATTGTCGCCGAAGTCTGGATGTTCTTTTTATTGTTGGGTGTGGGGCAAAGCGATCGCATCGACAAATGGATGAAAGCCGACGCGTCGAGCATTGAAAGGCTGAAGGAAAAACTGCACCAGCGACAGCAGGCCGAGCAGCGGATTCCGACCACAACCGACTACATGCGGATTGGCGGAGTGGCGTTTGGGACGGTGGCGGTTTGTCATTTCATTGCCGATCGGCTGGCACCGATGATCGGCGAATCGTATCCGTATTTGACCAACCTTAGTCTGGATTCGTCGTTCTTTTGGTTGATCATTCTGGCAACCACCATGGGGGTAGTGTTTTCGTTTACTCGAGTTCGCAATCTGGAGGCCGTGGGGGCGTCGAAGGTCGGCACGCTGTTCATCTTTATTCTGGTCGCCACGATCGGTTTAAAGATGGACGTCAGCGCACTGTTGCGGAGGCCCGAGATGTTTGTCGTGGGCGGCGTGTGGATGCTGATCCATGTCGTGTTGTTGGTGTTTGTGGGCTGGTTAATTCGAGCTCCCTATTTCTTTTTGGCTGTGGGCAGTAAAGCCAATATCGGCGGAGCGGCCAGTGCGCCAGTGGTGGCCGGCGCGTTCCATCCCTCGCTGGCCCCGGTGGGGGTCTTGCTGGCCGTGGTCGGGTATGCGTTGGGAACCTACTGCGCGTATGGAGGTGCGATCATGATGCGGGCCGTGTCGCAGGCGGGTTAA
- a CDS encoding PSD1 and planctomycete cytochrome C domain-containing protein: MTARPLTICCCALWATVFLVTLPTARAADKVSYSQQVRPILSDKCFFCHGPDPNTREADLRLDTEQGLYDDLGGYAAVVPGDIQQSEALRRILSDDPDLRMPPAAAHKELTEQEIEILTRWVEQGAEFEMHWAYRPLQRPPVPETRAASGQPARATQPIDAFIEAPWAARNIHPAPPAEPATLVRRLYLDLLGVPPTPAEVDEFVADPSEAAYQHLVAKLLNDPRYGERMAVYWLDLVRYADTVGYHADNAMEVSAYRDYVIEAFNRNMPFDQFTIEQLAGDLLPEASESQLVASGYNRLLQTTQEGGAQPKEYIAIYAADRVRNVSSVWMGSTLGCAQCHDHKYDPFSAKDFYSMAAFFADIKETAVGKQQPNLKLLSDQQRDDIAALDHKIADLQSAMQLDAESALAAQIAAGQVTWEQSLKDSSEAANGGWQTPEIEELTAGGGAILKLQPDGAILHTGATPAKTDFQISLRTSGTVHAIRLEALADESFPGPGRLSRGNGNFVLTGFEASVDGKPLPIAKAEADHQQPGFPVAAAIDDDAQSGWAVSGHAQKAERRVAVFTLKEPWKAEQGEGLLRITMRHQSPHTKHAVGRFRISLTDDPTAGLDGPLVVPESIRAIVAVPASERSAEQRERLAAFYRPLSPELQAAEAQLKTLREQRNKIQDSGRPMLITERLPKPRMTRILPRGNWLDETGEVVQPAVPEFMTGAETATEPRVLNRLDLANWLVEESNPLTARALVNRLWSLFYGRGLSRNLEDLGGQGQPPTHPELLDWLAVELQDSGWDIKYLVTLMVNAEAYRRSSVPTSELKAADATNQWFARQGRWRLDAEFVRDTALQLSGLLVDETIGGPSVKPYQPAGYWQHLNFPKRSWQADRDQGLYRRSLYTFWCRTFLHPSMLAFDAPSREECTAQRSRSNIPQQALVLLNDPIFVEASRGFAQRIVAQDGTPRDRIVWACQQAFTRPANDQEVELLLGLYEAQLQRYSDDPDAAKALLEVGQSAAAATVPTAELAAWTQVARAIINAYETISRY; this comes from the coding sequence ATGACCGCTCGACCGTTGACGATCTGTTGCTGCGCCCTGTGGGCGACCGTGTTCCTGGTGACGCTGCCGACCGCCCGGGCTGCCGACAAGGTTTCGTACAGCCAGCAGGTCCGTCCGATTCTGTCCGACAAATGTTTCTTTTGTCATGGGCCGGACCCCAACACCCGCGAAGCCGATTTGCGGCTCGACACCGAACAGGGACTGTATGACGACCTGGGCGGTTACGCGGCAGTAGTGCCGGGCGACATCCAGCAGTCCGAAGCCTTGCGGCGGATTTTGAGCGATGATCCCGACTTGCGGATGCCGCCGGCCGCGGCGCACAAAGAGTTGACCGAGCAGGAAATTGAGATCCTCACCCGCTGGGTCGAACAGGGGGCGGAGTTTGAAATGCATTGGGCGTACCGTCCTCTGCAACGTCCGCCGGTGCCCGAGACGAGAGCTGCGTCTGGGCAGCCCGCGCGGGCCACGCAGCCGATCGACGCTTTCATCGAAGCTCCGTGGGCTGCCCGCAACATTCACCCTGCCCCGCCCGCCGAACCGGCGACGTTGGTACGGCGGCTGTACCTGGATCTGCTGGGCGTGCCGCCAACGCCGGCCGAAGTGGACGAATTCGTCGCCGACCCCTCAGAGGCTGCGTACCAACATCTGGTCGCCAAACTTTTAAACGATCCCCGCTACGGCGAACGGATGGCGGTGTATTGGTTGGACCTGGTCCGCTACGCCGATACGGTGGGCTACCACGCCGACAACGCCATGGAGGTTTCGGCCTATCGCGATTATGTGATCGAAGCCTTCAATCGCAACATGCCGTTTGACCAGTTCACCATCGAACAGTTGGCCGGGGATCTGCTGCCCGAGGCAAGCGAAAGCCAACTTGTGGCTTCGGGTTACAATCGCCTGTTGCAAACCACGCAGGAAGGCGGCGCGCAACCCAAAGAGTATATCGCCATCTATGCGGCCGACCGTGTTCGCAACGTGTCGAGCGTTTGGATGGGATCGACGCTGGGGTGTGCCCAGTGCCACGACCACAAATACGACCCGTTCAGCGCCAAAGATTTTTACTCTATGGCGGCCTTCTTTGCGGACATCAAAGAAACCGCCGTGGGCAAGCAACAACCCAACCTAAAATTGCTAAGCGATCAGCAACGTGACGATATCGCGGCCCTCGATCACAAAATCGCTGATCTGCAATCGGCCATGCAGCTCGACGCCGAATCAGCTCTGGCGGCACAAATTGCAGCCGGCCAAGTGACCTGGGAACAGTCGCTGAAAGACAGTTCCGAAGCGGCGAACGGCGGTTGGCAGACGCCGGAGATCGAAGAGCTAACCGCGGGCGGTGGGGCGATCCTCAAGCTGCAACCCGATGGGGCGATCCTGCATACCGGAGCCACGCCGGCGAAGACCGATTTTCAGATTTCGCTCCGCACCTCCGGCACCGTGCACGCCATTCGTTTGGAAGCCCTGGCCGATGAAAGCTTTCCCGGTCCCGGTCGGCTGTCCCGGGGCAATGGGAATTTTGTGTTGACCGGTTTCGAAGCTTCGGTGGATGGCAAACCGTTGCCGATCGCCAAAGCGGAGGCCGATCATCAGCAACCCGGTTTCCCTGTCGCCGCCGCGATCGACGACGACGCTCAGTCAGGCTGGGCGGTCAGCGGACATGCGCAAAAAGCGGAACGTCGTGTTGCCGTGTTCACGCTGAAGGAACCCTGGAAAGCGGAGCAAGGCGAAGGCCTCTTGCGGATCACCATGCGGCATCAATCCCCGCATACCAAACACGCCGTCGGCCGGTTTCGGATCAGCCTCACCGACGACCCCACCGCTGGACTGGACGGACCGCTGGTGGTTCCCGAATCGATCCGAGCCATCGTGGCGGTTCCTGCTTCCGAACGCAGTGCCGAACAGCGCGAGCGTTTGGCAGCGTTTTATCGGCCTTTGTCGCCGGAACTGCAGGCCGCCGAAGCACAACTTAAAACACTGCGGGAACAGCGGAACAAGATTCAGGACAGCGGTCGGCCGATGTTGATTACCGAACGCCTGCCCAAGCCGCGGATGACACGCATCCTGCCACGCGGCAATTGGCTGGACGAAACCGGCGAAGTCGTCCAGCCGGCGGTGCCCGAGTTTATGACGGGTGCGGAGACGGCTACGGAACCACGCGTGCTCAACCGGCTGGATTTGGCAAACTGGTTGGTCGAGGAATCCAACCCGTTGACCGCTCGAGCATTGGTCAATCGGTTGTGGAGTCTGTTCTACGGACGCGGGTTGTCTCGCAACCTGGAAGACCTGGGCGGTCAAGGCCAGCCGCCCACGCATCCCGAGTTACTGGATTGGCTGGCCGTCGAATTGCAGGACAGCGGTTGGGACATCAAGTACTTGGTGACGTTGATGGTCAACGCCGAAGCCTACCGTCGCAGTTCCGTCCCCACGTCAGAATTAAAAGCCGCCGATGCCACTAACCAGTGGTTTGCCCGGCAGGGACGCTGGCGACTGGATGCCGAATTCGTGCGAGACACAGCGTTGCAGCTGAGCGGGTTGTTGGTCGATGAAACCATCGGCGGTCCCAGTGTCAAACCCTATCAGCCGGCCGGTTATTGGCAACACTTAAACTTTCCCAAACGCAGCTGGCAAGCCGATCGCGACCAGGGACTGTACCGCCGCAGTCTGTACACGTTCTGGTGCCGCACGTTTTTGCATCCCTCGATGTTGGCCTTTGATGCGCCTTCGCGGGAAGAATGTACGGCCCAACGATCGCGTTCGAATATTCCTCAACAGGCTTTGGTGCTGCTGAACGATCCCATTTTTGTGGAAGCCTCACGCGGGTTCGCTCAGCGGATCGTGGCACAGGACGGCACGCCGCGGGACCGCATCGTTTGGGCGTGTCAGCAAGCCTTCACCCGTCCCGCCAACGACCAAGAGGTCGAACTATTGCTGGGGCTGTATGAGGCCCAGTTGCAACGCTACAGCGACGACCCGGACGCCGCCAAAGCGTTGTTGGAAGTTGGCCAGTCTGCGGCCGCCGCGACCGTGCCAACGGCCGAGTTGGCCGCTTGGACTCAAGTGGCACGGGCGATTATCAACGCATACGAAACGATCTCGAGGTACTAG
- a CDS encoding DUF1501 domain-containing protein: MKMFPRMAPVLNRRTFLNRGTLGIGAVALATQLSAEQAGVSPTAPRVLHHPPRAKRVIFLCMAGGPSHLETLDYKPKLAEMNGQPMPASLTAGQPIAQLQGKALKCLGPQHAFQKFGDSGQEISTALPNIGKLADDIAIVRSMTTQQINHDPAHTFMNCGTQISGRPCMGAWIQYGLGSEAKDLPGFVVLTSVGGGQSQPIASRQWHSGFLPSRHQGVHFHSKGDPVLYVGNPPGVSRDDQQQVIAAANGLNRLRRSAVDNPEIATSIAQYELAFQMQASVPELVDLADEPQHVLDMYGAKPGDGSFASNCLLARRLAERGVRFIQLYHRGWDHHGGVKNGVATTGKLVDRGSWALIEDLKQRGMLKDTLVVWSGEFGRTPMSQGGGKNPGRDHHIKGFSMWMAGGGIRPGMSYGATDELGYNAVEDVVTVHDFHATMLHLLGIDHQRFSYKFQGLDMKLTGVEPANVIHPILA; the protein is encoded by the coding sequence ATGAAAATGTTCCCACGTATGGCACCGGTTTTGAATCGGCGAACGTTTCTCAATCGCGGTACCCTGGGGATCGGCGCTGTGGCGTTGGCCACGCAGTTGTCCGCCGAACAAGCGGGCGTGAGCCCCACAGCGCCGCGCGTGCTGCACCATCCGCCGCGAGCCAAACGTGTCATCTTCCTGTGTATGGCCGGCGGGCCCTCGCATCTGGAAACGCTGGACTACAAGCCCAAGTTGGCCGAGATGAACGGGCAACCGATGCCGGCCTCGTTAACCGCCGGCCAACCCATCGCTCAGCTGCAGGGCAAGGCGCTCAAGTGCTTGGGCCCGCAGCACGCGTTCCAAAAATTCGGCGATTCGGGGCAGGAGATTTCCACCGCCCTGCCCAACATCGGCAAACTGGCGGATGACATCGCCATCGTCCGCTCGATGACCACCCAGCAGATCAATCACGATCCAGCTCATACGTTCATGAATTGCGGGACCCAGATATCAGGGCGGCCCTGCATGGGGGCATGGATTCAGTATGGTTTGGGCAGCGAAGCCAAAGACCTGCCGGGGTTTGTGGTGCTGACGTCGGTCGGTGGCGGCCAGTCGCAGCCCATCGCTTCGCGGCAATGGCACAGCGGTTTTTTGCCCAGCCGTCATCAGGGCGTGCACTTCCATTCCAAGGGAGACCCGGTGCTGTATGTCGGCAACCCGCCGGGCGTGTCCCGCGACGACCAGCAGCAGGTGATCGCCGCCGCCAACGGATTGAATCGCCTGCGTCGCTCGGCAGTCGACAATCCCGAAATCGCCACCAGCATCGCGCAGTATGAATTGGCTTTTCAGATGCAGGCCAGTGTGCCCGAGTTGGTCGATTTGGCCGATGAACCGCAACACGTGTTGGATATGTACGGCGCGAAGCCCGGCGACGGCTCCTTCGCCAGTAACTGTCTGTTGGCTCGTCGCCTGGCCGAACGCGGTGTGCGTTTTATCCAGCTGTACCATCGCGGTTGGGATCACCACGGCGGCGTCAAAAATGGGGTGGCGACCACCGGCAAGTTGGTCGATCGCGGTAGTTGGGCGTTGATCGAAGACCTCAAACAACGCGGCATGCTGAAAGACACGCTGGTGGTTTGGAGTGGCGAATTCGGCCGCACGCCGATGTCTCAGGGTGGGGGCAAAAACCCTGGACGCGATCATCACATCAAAGGGTTTTCGATGTGGATGGCCGGTGGGGGGATTCGCCCCGGTATGTCCTACGGGGCGACGGATGAACTGGGCTACAACGCTGTCGAGGATGTCGTCACGGTGCACGATTTTCACGCTACGATGTTGCACTTGCTGGGTATCGATCACCAGCGATTCAGCTATAAATTCCAGGGTTTGGACATGAAGTTAACCGGCGTCGAACCGGCAAATGTAATTCACCCCATCTTGGCATGA
- a CDS encoding RecQ family ATP-dependent DNA helicase — translation MTNSPPVARMRRATTVLQDVFGYPRFRGMQQAVIQHLLEDQHALVLMPTGGGKSLCYQIPALLDETDPSEIVLVLSPLIALMKDQVDALTRKGIDATFVNSSLDRQQRTQRYQGIADGQYRLLYVTPERFRKSDFCEVLQARRVSLLAVDEAHCVSQWGHDFRPDYTRLADIRQLLGNPTTVALTATATPECQQDILQQLGLSEGSARIFNSGIERENLELQVAEVWDESEKLDQIQTIVDDPLYSASGSGIVYFALIKSLQRISDQLRQRGIDHLCYHGDLERRERRRIQERFMSDDCPLVLATNAFGMGIDKEDIRFVIHAEVPGSLEAYYQEIGRAGRDGLPSVCRLLYAQSDLMTQMQFIDWRNPDTDFYGRLFHHLGERGEEVRAYGFDWLNEQLQSVSRHDHRLSTALSMLDRHGIVAGPHPPEALQLQVPADPIPAPFGDKATLEQKRKSDQQRLYALVEYTQAEDRKAFLERYFGVAQVR, via the coding sequence ATGACAAACTCTCCCCCGGTCGCTCGGATGCGACGCGCCACCACGGTCCTACAGGATGTCTTTGGATACCCCCGATTCCGTGGCATGCAACAAGCGGTGATCCAGCACCTGCTGGAGGATCAACATGCTCTGGTGTTGATGCCCACCGGCGGTGGGAAATCGCTGTGTTATCAGATTCCCGCGTTGCTCGATGAGACCGATCCATCGGAGATCGTGCTGGTGCTCAGCCCGCTGATCGCGCTGATGAAAGACCAGGTCGACGCCCTGACGCGAAAAGGAATCGATGCCACGTTTGTCAATTCGTCGCTGGATCGGCAACAGCGGACGCAGCGTTATCAGGGCATCGCCGATGGCCAGTATCGCTTACTGTACGTGACTCCCGAACGTTTTCGCAAATCCGATTTTTGCGAGGTGCTGCAAGCCCGACGGGTGAGTTTATTGGCCGTCGACGAGGCGCATTGTGTGAGTCAGTGGGGGCATGATTTTCGACCCGACTACACGCGGTTGGCCGACATCCGCCAACTGCTCGGCAACCCCACCACCGTGGCGCTGACCGCCACGGCCACACCCGAGTGCCAGCAGGACATTTTGCAGCAGCTCGGTTTGAGCGAGGGCTCGGCGCGGATCTTTAATTCCGGTATCGAGCGGGAAAACCTGGAATTGCAAGTCGCCGAAGTCTGGGACGAGTCCGAGAAACTGGATCAAATCCAAACCATCGTCGACGATCCGCTGTACTCCGCATCCGGCAGCGGTATCGTGTACTTCGCTTTGATCAAATCCCTGCAGCGGATCAGCGACCAACTGCGGCAGCGCGGCATTGATCACCTGTGTTATCACGGCGATCTAGAGCGGCGCGAACGGCGACGGATCCAGGAACGCTTCATGAGCGACGACTGTCCGCTGGTGCTGGCCACCAACGCGTTTGGCATGGGCATCGACAAAGAAGACATCCGCTTTGTGATCCATGCCGAAGTGCCCGGTTCCTTGGAAGCCTATTATCAGGAGATCGGTCGGGCCGGACGCGACGGCTTGCCCTCGGTCTGCCGTCTGCTGTACGCACAGTCCGATCTAATGACTCAGATGCAATTCATCGATTGGCGAAACCCCGATACGGATTTCTACGGCCGCCTGTTCCATCATCTGGGCGAACGCGGCGAAGAGGTGCGGGCCTACGGCTTCGATTGGTTAAACGAACAGCTGCAGTCGGTCAGTCGGCATGATCACCGCTTATCGACCGCCCTCTCGATGCTCGACCGACACGGCATCGTAGCCGGGCCCCATCCCCCCGAAGCCTTGCAGTTGCAGGTGCCGGCTGATCCGATTCCCGCCCCGTTCGGTGACAAGGCGACGCTGGAGCAGAAGCGGAAGTCCGACCAGCAGCGGCTGTACGCGTTGGTGGAGTACACCCAAGCCGAAGACCGCAAAGCGTTTTTGGAGCGGTATTTTGGAGTGGCTCAAGTCCGTTAA
- a CDS encoding ATP-dependent helicase, protein MTHGLNPAQKQAVETLSGPMLVLAGAGTGKTRVVTFRIANLIRHGTAPDRILAVTFTNKAAGEMQERIGELIGTAKGPKKRKRKGEAEPPKPTIGTFHSQCVRILRRHAKRIGFPTKFAIYDRSDQESLARGVLRELRLPNTALKPSDLLNIIGGWKNQSILPADAGAVAQTDKEHLAASAYRRYQDGLRSCGAMDFDDLLVHTELLLQSDQEVREIEAGKYDHVLVDEYQDTNGSQYRIIKSLAEAHRNLCVVGDDDQSIYGWRGADVTHILNFRNDWPDATVVRLEENYRSSGQILEMANRLIRFNTTRHDKMLKAVRSTGQRPRILQLKDETEESNLVVGEIARLLDRDRYEPRDVAILFRTNEQPRLFETELRKMNVPYVMLGSQSFFDRREIRDLLAYLKWIDQPDDEISLLRVINTPPRGLGNKSVQEIIARAVKAGQPAWKVMCDDSAIADLPPAARRGIDALRELFTDVREATLQSLAGAVSTLIERTQYFAEIRRLYNEPEEVEARTNSIQELINAVAAYEDRDKETDLAGFLSETALAGREMGNEKDKLAQRNAVWLLTMHAAKGLEFPVVYMVGMEEGLLPHNRSVKSGDENDIAEERRLCYVGVTRAQETLTLSMALTRRRWGKPRPTTPSRFLYEITGKAENPNKYRKQKKRRV, encoded by the coding sequence ATGACACACGGACTCAACCCGGCTCAGAAACAGGCCGTCGAAACGCTCTCGGGCCCCATGTTAGTGCTGGCGGGGGCCGGTACCGGAAAAACCCGCGTGGTGACTTTCCGGATCGCTAATCTGATCCGCCACGGAACGGCTCCGGATCGGATTTTGGCCGTTACCTTTACCAACAAAGCCGCCGGCGAAATGCAGGAGCGCATTGGGGAGCTGATCGGTACCGCCAAGGGGCCGAAAAAACGCAAGCGGAAAGGCGAGGCGGAACCGCCCAAGCCCACCATCGGTACGTTTCACTCGCAGTGTGTCCGCATCCTGCGACGGCACGCCAAACGGATCGGATTCCCCACCAAATTTGCGATCTATGATCGCAGCGACCAGGAGTCTTTGGCTCGCGGCGTGCTCCGCGAATTGCGGCTACCCAATACGGCGCTGAAGCCCAGCGATCTGCTGAACATTATCGGCGGCTGGAAAAACCAATCGATCCTGCCCGCCGACGCCGGCGCCGTGGCCCAGACCGACAAGGAACATCTGGCCGCCAGCGCCTACCGCCGCTACCAGGACGGCCTGCGGTCGTGCGGGGCAATGGACTTTGATGACCTGTTGGTGCACACCGAATTGCTGCTGCAGTCCGACCAGGAAGTCCGCGAGATCGAAGCGGGTAAGTACGACCACGTGTTGGTGGACGAATATCAGGACACCAACGGCAGCCAGTATCGGATCATCAAGTCGCTGGCCGAGGCACACCGCAATCTGTGCGTGGTGGGTGACGACGATCAATCCATCTATGGCTGGCGCGGTGCCGACGTGACTCACATTCTGAATTTCCGCAATGACTGGCCCGACGCGACCGTGGTGCGATTGGAAGAAAACTATCGTTCCAGCGGTCAGATTTTGGAAATGGCCAACCGCCTGATTCGCTTCAACACCACGCGGCATGACAAGATGCTGAAAGCGGTCCGCAGCACCGGCCAGCGTCCGCGGATTCTGCAGCTGAAAGATGAAACGGAAGAGTCCAATCTGGTGGTCGGCGAAATCGCTCGCCTGCTCGACCGCGATCGTTACGAACCCCGCGATGTGGCGATCCTGTTTCGCACCAACGAACAGCCGCGATTGTTCGAGACCGAGCTGCGGAAGATGAACGTGCCCTACGTGATGTTGGGCAGTCAGTCGTTTTTCGATCGTCGCGAAATCCGCGACCTGTTGGCTTACCTGAAATGGATCGACCAACCCGACGATGAAATTTCGCTGCTTCGCGTGATCAATACACCGCCGCGCGGATTGGGCAACAAGTCCGTCCAGGAGATCATCGCGCGGGCGGTTAAAGCCGGACAGCCGGCCTGGAAGGTGATGTGCGACGATTCCGCGATCGCCGATCTGCCGCCAGCGGCGCGGCGCGGGATCGACGCGCTGCGAGAATTGTTTACCGACGTTCGCGAAGCCACGCTGCAGTCGTTGGCCGGAGCGGTTTCGACGCTGATCGAACGCACTCAGTACTTCGCCGAAATTCGGCGGTTGTACAACGAACCCGAAGAGGTCGAAGCCCGCACCAATTCGATCCAGGAATTGATCAATGCCGTGGCCGCTTACGAGGACCGCGATAAAGAAACCGACCTGGCGGGCTTCCTGTCCGAAACCGCGCTGGCCGGTCGCGAGATGGGCAACGAGAAAGACAAGCTGGCACAGCGCAATGCCGTGTGGCTGCTGACCATGCACGCCGCCAAGGGATTGGAATTCCCCGTGGTCTATATGGTGGGGATGGAGGAAGGCTTGCTGCCGCACAACCGCAGTGTGAAGAGCGGCGATGAGAACGACATCGCCGAAGAACGGCGGTTATGCTACGTCGGCGTGACCCGCGCCCAGGAAACCCTGACGCTGTCGATGGCGCTGACACGCCGTCGCTGGGGGAAACCGCGGCCGACCACGCCCAGCCGATTCCTCTACGAGATCACAGGCAAAGCCGAAAATCCCAACAAATACCGTAAGCAAAAGAAACGGCGGGTTTGA